The DNA segment TGGGAGAACCTGGGGAGATTCGAGGATGCCCGTAAAGAGTACAGTGTGTCCCTGACATTTAACCCCGGCAATCAGAATGCCCAGGATGGGCAGAATCGCGTCAAAGTCGAAAAAACTCTGAAAAATTGGGGCAAAGACAAAAAATCCGACCGCGATGGATAAACAATTTCGTTAAATAGCCCGAAGCCGGCCAATCAAATTGGCCGGCTTTTTTTGTCGTGGCTGGTACTATTGCCACAAAAATGGCTTATATTATTCGCATGAAAGACAAACCGATTCTGACTTTCCACCTCGAGCCTGATTTTTACGACCGTCTCGAAAGATTCACTCAAGGGGTGCTGCAAAAAGGATTCGAAATTTTCAAGCCGGATTTTCAAAAAATCGACGCCTTTTACGCAACTGCCGTGGCGGATAAATCCGCCCGCGATGATCATGCTTTTCGTCGTACGGCCAAACCGTTTTATTTGATTGAGGCCCTTTATTATAAAATCTACGATGAATTTAATCGTGAGGCCTTCAACAGAGCCAAAGAAACGGTCATAATCGTCCCCCAGTGTCTCGCGTTGATGCAGGAAAAGTGCCAGAGGAAACGCGGCAAGTACGGCAAAATCTGCAACCGTTGCGTCCCCAATTGCCAGATTAACAAGATTTCGGAAATCGCGTCATTATTCGGAGTCGACACCTATTTTTCCAAACGGGGTCTTGAAAAGCAACTGGGACGAATCAAGCGGGCCAAGCCATCTCTTTCGGTCATAGGCATATCCTGCGTCCTCACCCTGGCCTCCGGCATGAGAACCGCAGCCGAACTGGGTATCCCGGCCCGGGGGGTTTTTCTCAATTTTACCGGCTGTGACCATTGGACCGACAAACCGTTCGCGACGGAGACTTCATTGGCCCGGTTAAAAGAAATCCTGGAGGAAAAATATGGATTATCTCATCCGTCCTCTTCATGAAAGTGACTACGATGATCTGA comes from the Candidatus Zixiibacteriota bacterium genome and includes:
- a CDS encoding hypothetical protein (Evidence 5 : Unknown function) — its product is MAYIIRMKDKPILTFHLEPDFYDRLERFTQGVLQKGFEIFKPDFQKIDAFYATAVADKSARDDHAFRRTAKPFYLIEALYYKIYDEFNREAFNRAKETVIIVPQCLALMQEKCQRKRGKYGKICNRCVPNCQINKISEIASLFGVDTYFSKRGLEKQLGRIKRAKPSLSVIGISCVLTLASGMRTAAELGIPARGVFLNFTGCDHWTDKPFATETSLARLKEILEEKYGLSHPSSS